One window of the Pyrus communis chromosome 17, drPyrComm1.1, whole genome shotgun sequence genome contains the following:
- the LOC137721669 gene encoding elongation factor 1-alpha-like, protein MGKEKFHINIVVIGHVDSGKSTTTGHLIYKLGGIDKRVIERFEKEAAEMNKRSFKYAWVLDKLKAERERGITIDIALWKFETTKYYCTVIDAPGHRDFIKNMITGTSQADCAVLIIDSTTGGFEAGISKDGQTREHALLAFTLGVKQMICCCNKMDATTPKYSKARYEEIVKEVSSYLKKVGYNPDKIAFVPISGFEGDNMIERSTNLDWYKGPTLLEALDLINEPKRPSDKPLRLPLQDVYKIGGIGTVPVGRVETGIVKPGMVVTFGPTGLTTEVKSVEMHHEALQEALPGDNVGFNVKNVAVKDLKRGFVASNSKDDPAKEAANFTSQVIIMNHPGQIGNGYAPVLDCHTSHIAVKFGEILTKIDRRSGKEIEKEPKFLKNGDAGMVKMLPTKPMVVETFSEYPPLGRFAVRDMRQTVAVGVIKSVEKKDPSGAKVTKSAAKKK, encoded by the exons ATGGGTAAAGAGAAGTTTCACATCAACATCGTGGTCATTGGCCATGTCGACTCCGGCAAGTCGACCACCACTGGTCATCTTATTTACAAGCTTGGGGGTATTGACAAGCGTGTGATTGAGAGGTTCGAGAAGGAAGCTGCTGAGATGAACAAAAGGTCATTCAAGTATGCCTGGGTGCTTGACAAGCTTAAGGCCGAGCGTGAGCGTGGTATCACCATCGATATCGCCTTGTGGAAGTTTGAGACCACAAAGTACTACTGCACGGTCATTGATGCGCCGGGGCATCGTGATTTCATTAAGAACATGATTACTGGAACTTCACAGGCTGACTGTGCTGTCCTCATCATTGACTCCACCACTGGTGGTTTCGAAGCTGGTATTTCCAAGGACGGACAGACCCGTGAGCACGCTCTTCTTGCTTTCACCCTCGGTGTGAAGCAGATGATTTGCTGCTGTAACAAG ATGGATGCCACCACTCCTAAGTACTCTAAGGCAAGGTATGAAGAAATTGTGAAGGAAGTTTCATCCTACCTGAAGAAGGTTGGGTACAACCCTGACAAAATTGCCTTTGTTCCCATCTCTGGTTTTGAGGGTGACAACATGATTGAGAGGTCCACCAACCTTGACTGGTACAAGGGACCAACCCTTCTTGAGGCTCTTGACCTGATCAACGAGCCCAAGAGGCCCTCAGACAAGCCCCTCCGTCTTCCACTTCAGGATGTGTACAAGATCGGTGGTATTGGAACTGTGCCAGTGGGACGTGTTGAGACTGGTATCGTCAAGCCTGGTATGGTTGTGACTTTTGGGCCAACTGGTCTGACAACTGAAGTTAAGTCTGTTGAGATGCACCATGAGGCTCTTCAGGAGGCACTTCCTGGTGACAATGTCGGGTTCAATGTTAAGAATGTTGCTGTGAAGGATCTCAAGCGTGGTTTCGTCGCCTCCAACTCCAAGGATGACCCTGCCAAGGAGGCTGCCAACTTCACATCCCAGGTTATCATCATGAACCACCCTGGTCAGATCGGTAACGGATATGCCCCAGTTCTGGATTGCCACACTTCCCACATTGCTGTGAAGTTCGGTGAGATCCTTACCAAGATTGACAGGAGGTCTGGAAAAGAGATTGAGAAGGAGCCAAAGTTCTTGAAGAACGGAGATGCAGGTATGGTGAAGATGCTTCCCACCAAGCCCATGGTTGTGGAGACCTTCTCTGAGTACCCACCATTGGGTCGCTTTGCTGTTCGTGACATGCGCCAGACTGTTGCTGTTGGTGTTATCAAGAGCGTTGAGAAGAAGGATCCCAGCGGTGCCAAGGTCACCAAGTCTGCTGCCAAGAAGAAGTGA